A single Antechinus flavipes isolate AdamAnt ecotype Samford, QLD, Australia chromosome 5, AdamAnt_v2, whole genome shotgun sequence DNA region contains:
- the PRR15 gene encoding proline-rich protein 15 — protein MADGGGGGGGGSSGPWWKSFTSGGRKKGKDSGGGRSAGAQPPPAPAPQPGPREPSPARQDCQHPGLADPGEPPRLERLGEEKLGSSRRNLKISRSGRFKEKRKVRATLLPDGTKPPEDSGFPCAPREERQ, from the coding sequence ATGGCtgacggcggcggcggcggcggcggcggctcctCGGGTCCCTGGTGGAAATCCTTCACCAGCGGCGGCAGGAAGAAAGGCAAGGACAGCGGTGGGGGCAGGAGCGCGGGGGCGCAGCCTCCCCCCGCCCCGGCGCCGCAGCCGGGCCCCAGGGAGCCCTCCCCGGCCAGGCAGGACTGCCAGCACCCCGGACTCGCGGACCCGGGCGAGCCCCCCAGACTCGAGCGCTTGGGCGAGGAGAAACTGGGCAGCAGCCGGCGCAACCTGAAAATTTCCCGCTCCGGGAGGttcaaagagaagaggaaggtgaGAGCTACTTTGCTCCCGGACGGGACCAAGCCCCCGGAGGACTCGGGCTTCCCCTGCGCCCCTCGAGAAGAGCGGCAGTAA